The Palleronia sp. THAF1 genome contains the following window.
CCAGCCACCACCATCGCCGCGCTGTTCTGCATCGCACTCGGCGCGATTCTGCCTCCGCTGGAGGTGGTCCCCTTCGCCGCCCTTTTGCCCTTTGCCGCAATCGCCCTGCTCGGCATTGCACTTACATTGCGCGACGGTTTGCTGATGGCCGTGGCCTTCGCGGCGAGCGGAGGCGCGCTTTACGGTGCCTGGACGTTGGCGTTCTGACCGCGCGTTTTCGGCGAAGCCATGACCACGAAAGTCGAGATGGATTGAACCTGCGGCAGATCGCCCAAGATGTTCGTATGGAAGGTCTTGTAGGCTGCAATGTCCGCAACCTCCACGCGTAGCAGATACTCTGATGCACCCGTAATGTTGTGACATTCGACCACCTGATCGGCCGTTGCCATCGCCGTCTCGAAAGCCGCCTGCGCGTCTCGCGTGTGGGTGCCCAAACCGACGGTCACGTAGGCCACGAACCCCAGCCCCATCGAGCCGGGATCCAACACGGCACGGTAGCCCGCGATCACGCCCGAACGCTCTAGCGCCTGCACGCGGCGCAGGCAGGCCGATGGCGACAACCCGACCTTCTCGCTTAGCGCAAGATTCGAAAGTCGCCCATCGGCTTCAAGAGCACGCAATATCGAAGCGTCAATTCGGTCCATTCAGAACAATATACGTCGTAAAATCAGATTGAGTAGAGAACTTTGCAACCAAATACACCCAGCTGCGCGCTATATTAGCTCCATGACACAAGAAAATTTCATCGCCCTCGCCCTCTTCGCCATCGTCTCGACCGGCACGCCGGGACCGAACAACCTGATGGTCATGGCCTCAGGTGCCAACTTCGGTGTTCGGCGCACCTGGCCGCACATCCTCGGCATCGCCATCGGCTTTTCCGCGATGATCTTCCTCGTCGGCGCAGGGCTGTCCCGCGTGTTCGAGGTGGTCCCATGGCTCGACACGGCCCTTCTGATCGCGTCCGCTGTGTTCCTTGCCTACCTTGCATGGAAGATCGCGACCGCAGCACCACCGGACCCCGACGCGCCGCGCGGATCGCCGTTCACTTTCGTGCAGGCGGCCGCGTTCCAATGGGTGAACCCAAAGGCCTGGGCCATGGCGCTGACCACCGCGACCGTCTACGCGCCCGGCGCTGCTGCCACCGCTGGAATGGTCTTCGCCGCCGTGGCCGTGCCTCTGATCGTCCTGTGGGCCATCGCCGGTCGCGGCGTTGCCCGTTTTCTGACCGCTCCCCGTGCCCTGCGCGCCTTCAACTGGACAATGGCCGCCCTTTTGATCGCATCGACGCTGCCCGCACTTATGTGACATGACAAACGGGTGACAACGCCTGCGGTCGGGCGTATGCAGCGGCGACTCTTCCAGCACCGGACCTGCCATGCCCGCGATGCCCTTGTTCCACCCGTTCGAGCCGCGCGACGACGACAAACTCCGCGAGGAATGCGGCGTCTTCGGCGTCACCGGCGTGTCAGAGGCCGCGAACTTCGTGGCTCTTGGCCTGCACGCCCTGCAACATCGGGGGCAAGAGGCTGGCGGCATTGTCAGCCACGACCCCGAGCATGGGTTCAACTCTGCCCGCCGCTTTGGCTACGTGCGCGACAACTTCACCAAGCAATCGCTGATGGAAACACTGCCCGGCCCGCTCGCCATCGGTCATGTGCGCTATTCCACCACCGGATCGAAGGGTCAGACCCAGATCCGCGACGTGCAGCCGTTCTTCGGCGAATTCTCCGCCGGTGGCGCGGCGATTGCCCACAACGGCAACATCACCAACGCCGACGCCCTGCGGCGAGAGTTGATCGAGCGCGGCTCGATCTTCCAGTCCTCCAGTGACTCCGAATGCATCATCCACCTCATGGCGCGTTCGTTGCAGCGCAAGGTGCCGGAGCGCATCCAGGACGCCCTGCGCCGTGTCGAAGGTGCGTTCTCTATCGTGGCGATGACGCGCACCAAGCTGATCGGCGTGCGCGACCCGCTGGGCGTGCGCCCCCTGATGCTGGGCCGCGTGGGTGATGGCTGGGTCCTTTCGTCCGAGACCTGCGCGCTCGATATCATCGGCGCCGAATTCATCCGCGAAATCGAGCCGGGCGAGATGGTGGTGATCGAGAACGGCGAAGTCGCCTCGCATCGTCCGTTCGCACCGCAAAAGTCCCGCTTCTGCATTTTCGAGCATGTCTACTTCAGCCGCCCCGATTCGATCCTTGGCGGGCAATCCGTCTATGAAACCCGCCGCCGCATCGGCGTGGAACTGGCCCGCGAAGCCCCGGTAGAGGCCGACTATGTCTGCCCCGTCCCCGACAGCGGCACCCCAGCCGCCATCGGCTACAGCCAGGAATCTGGCATCCCCTACGCCATGGGGATCATCCGCAACCAGTACATGGGCCGGACCTTCATCGAGCCGACCGAGCAGATCCGCAACATGGGTGTGCGTCTAAAGCTGAACGTGAACCGCGCGCTCATTCGCGGCAAACGCATCGTGCTGGTGGACGATTCGGTCGTGCGCGGTACGACAACGGTGAAAATTCGGGAAATGCTGCTGGACGCCGGTGCCGCCGCCGTCCACTTCCGCATCGCCTCGCCCCCCACCGCATGGCCGTGCTTTTATGGCGTCGACACTCCCGACCGCGAAAAACTGCTCGCCGCGAACATGGACGAAGACGAGATGTGCGCGCACCTCGGCGTCGACTCGCTCCGCTTCATCTCTCTCGACGGTCTGTACCGCGCCGTCGGCGAAGCCGAGGGCCGCGACCCCGCATCGCCCCAGTATTGCGACGCCTGCTTCTCCGGCGAGTATCCGATCACACCGACGGATCGGATCGAGAAGGGCTTTCAGTTGAAACACGTCGCGGCGGAGTAACTTCTTCTACCTCAAGCCAGAAACGCAAAACGCCGCTCCGAAGAGCGGCGTTTTTCATTGTAACACCGTGGAAGAGACTACCGCTTCAACGTCTTCAAACCACCGGCCACCAACAAGGCAGCCAGGACGGCCTTCAGCGCGTCACCGATCAGGAACGGCTGCATCCAGCCGGACCACAGGGCGGCGGCCTCGGACGAGGCCCAGCTTGCGTCGACGCCCATCGCGGAGGCGACGGCCAGCGGCCAGGCAAGGCCAGGCACGTACAACAGCACGGATGCGGCCAGCGTGGCGCCGAGCATCACCAACAAGGACGCGCGGGCGGCAAGCCCCGCGATATAGGCCATCGCGACATAGCCCAGAAGGAAACCGCCGGTCGGTCCGGTCATATAGGCCAGCCCGGCACCGCCATTCGCGAAGACCGGCAGGCCCATCGCGCCCTCGGCCAGATAGGTCAGCACGGCCAGCGCGCCCATGCGCGGACCCAGCGACAGACCAACCGTCAGCACGGCTAGCGTCGACAGAGTGATCGGCACCGGCCACATCGGCACGGCGACCTGCGCGGCGATCGCGATGAACAGCGACGCGGCGACGATCAAGGCGCCCTGCTGCCAGAGCGTCTGATCCGGGCGGCGAAGAAGGGGGGTCGCGTGGGTCATGTCGGTCTCCTGTTGGCTTGTGTCCGTTCTTCACCCCACGCGGGTCCGCGTCAAGCCGTCTTGCCTATTGGCCATCTTTTGACCATCACGCGGGCCATGGAAAAGATTGCCCTTATCACCGGCGCGTCTCGGGGCCTTGGGGCCGCACTGGCCGAGACGCTGGCTGCCACGCACCACGTCGTCGCCGTCGCCCGCACCACCGGCGCCCTGGAAGAGCTGGACGACCGCATTCAAGCCGCCGGCGGCAAGGCTACGCTGGCCCCGATGGACATCACGAACGCCGACGCGATGGCGGTTCTGTGCCGTGGCATCCACGATCGTTGGGGACACGTGGATGTCTGGGCGCACACGGCCGTCCACGCCGCCCCCCTGTCGCCCGCGCCCCACGTCGCGGCGAAGGACTGGGAAAAGAGCGTCGCGATAAACGCCACCGCCACGGCAACGCTGATCCGCTTCGTCGAGCCGCTGTTGCTGGCCGCCGAGGCCGGGCACGCGTTGTTCTTCGAAGACGCGCGCGGTGGGGTCAAGTTCTTCGGCTCTTACGGCGCGACGAAGGCGGCGCAGATCGCGCTGGCCCGAAGCTGGGCGGCGGAAACGGCCAACACCGCACCGCGCGTGTCGGTGCTTGATCCGGCGGCGATGCCCACGGCAACGCGCGCCCGGTTCTTTCCGGGAGAGGATCGCTCCGGGCTGGCAGAACCGATGGCAGAGGCGAAGCGGCTGTTGGCGCAGGCGGGGATTCAAGACGCTTAGGAGATCGCCCGCATCGTGGGGGCGGTTCGGGCGCTACCCGGTCGTACACACCGGGCGGAAGGCCTGTTCGACAGATCGCGCTTTGACAGAGTCTCCCTTGCAACGGTCGCTTCCCGGACCGCGCCGCCGTATTGCCGCCTCTGCCGCCCACGCCTAGACAGGTCCAAACCGCAGCGGGGTCCTCATGCGCATTCTCATCACCAATGACGACGGCATCGCCGCGCCCGGCCTGCAGGTCCTGACAGGAATCGCCACCGAAATTGCGGGCGATGCGGATGAGGTTTGGACCGTCGCCCCCGCCTTCGAGCAATCGGGCGTCGGCCACTGCATCAGCTACGCGCGGCCCACCATGGTGCAAAAGCTGGAAGACCGGCGCTACGCCGTCGAAGGCTCTCCCGCCGATTGTGTGCTGGCCGCGATCTACGACATCATGCCGGACCGCCCCGACCTGATCCTGTCGGGCGTGAACCGGGGCAACAATGCCGCCGAGAACGTCCTGTATTCCGGCACCATCGGCGCTGCGATGGAAGGCGCGCTGCAAGGCTGCGCTGCCATCGCCCTGTCGCAATATTACGGCCCCAACAACAACGCGCTCGATGATCCGTTCGAGGCCGCCCGCGTCCACGGTGTCGAAACGGTTCGTCGCCTCATCGACGGCGCGCAGTGGGACAGCGCCGATTACCGCCTGTTTTACAACGTGAACTTCCCGCCCTGCGCCGCTGCCGACGTGCAAGGCCGCCGCGTCACCGCCCAGGGATGGCGCACGGACGCCGATCACGGCATGACGCCCCATATTTCCCCTTCCGGTCGCCGCTTTCTCTACGTCACCGGCGGTCCGCAGCAGACGCCAACCGCGCCCGGCACCGATGTGGAAGCGAACCTGCGCAACTTCATCTCCATCACCCCCATGCGCGCCGATCTCACGGCCCATGATCTGGTCGCCTCGCTCAAGGACACGCTCGAATGACCTTCGACGCCGAAGCGCGGATGCGGCTGCTGTTCGCCCTGCGCTCGAACGGGATCACGGACGAGCGTGTGCTGAATGCCATGGAAAAGATCGACCGCGCGCGCTTCGTGCGCGGCGTGTTCCAGCCGCGCGCCTATGACGACACGCCCCTGCCCATCGAATGCGGGCAGACGATATCCCAGCCCTCGGTCGTTGGCATGATGACCCAGGCGCTGGACGTTCGGCCCCGCGACAAGGTGCTCGAAATCGGCTGCGGCTCTGGCTACCAGGCCGCGATCCTGTCGCAACTTGCACGGCGCGTTTACACGCTGGAACGCTACAAGCCGCTGGCCCGCAGCGCGCAGACGACCCTGCAACAGCTGGATATCTCGAACGTCACCGTGCTGGCCGCGGACGGCGCGGTCGGGTTGCCCGAACAGGCCCCGTTCGACCGCATTCTCGTGACGGCGGCGGCAGAAGACGTGCCACCGGCCCTATTGGCGCAATTGCGCATCGGGGGTATCATGGTGGTGCCCGTGGGGCAGTCCGATCACGTGCAGACGCTTCTGAAAGTTACCCGAACCGAAGCAGGACCGGACTATACCACGCTGGGCGAGGTGCGCTTCGTGCCCTTGGTCGAGGGCATGGGAGACGGCTAAAACGACGCGGCCAAATCGCTGGCGGCAGGGGCAAAGGCAGACGGGACGCGCGCTTCGGCAAGAAAGCGCCGCCCGTGAACAGGAAGGGACGCAAAGATGATCCGCAGGACAGGAGCCACTGGGCTGTTGCTCGTCACCGCACTTGGCCTATCGGGTTGCGCCGAGAACGGCATGATCGACTTCGATCTGCGCGACAACATGGGTATGGCCTTCGATACCAGCCCCGCCGTCGCCCGCGTCGCCGCGCGCCCCACGCCCGACAATCGCGGCATCATCAGCTACCCAGGCTATCAGGTGGCCGTCACACAGCGGTCCGAGACCATCAACGACGTCGCCGCGCGTCTGGGCCTGAACGGGGCAGAACTATCCCGCTTCAACGGCATCCCTCAAGACGTCGTGCTGCGTAAGGGAGAGATCGTCGCCCTGCCGAACCGCGTGGCCGAACCCTCGCCCGCCACCGGCGCGCCGGTCACCGGCCCGATCCTGCCACCCGCAGCCCCGATCACGACGACATCACTGGAAGACCGCGCCACCGCCGCCATCAACCGCGGCGAGACTGCGCCCACCCCGGTCGCCCAGCCCGCCACACGCGCGCCTGCACCCGCAAACACCGGCATCGAGCCGGTGCGCCACAAGATCAGCCGCGGCGAAACCGCCTTCTCCATCGCCCGGCGCTACGGCGTTCCGGTGCAAGCACTCGCCGACTGGAACGGTCTGGACGGTCAGATGACCGTGCGCGAAGGCGCGTTCCTGTTGATCCCGCCCGTCACCGCCGTCCCAGCCGCGCAAACCACACGCCCCGGACAAGGCAGCGTCGCCCCGGTACCGCCCTCCTCCACACAGCCCCTGCCAGACGAAGAAGCCACCCAAGAACCACCGAAAGAGACGCCACCTTCCCCCGCGCTAGAGGCAGAGACGACCACCGCCTCCCGCTCGGACTCCGCGTTCTCATACCCGGTTCAAGGCAGCGTCATCCGCGCCTACGCCCCCGGTAAGAACCAAGGTATCGATATCGCCGCCGCCGCAGGCACGCCGGTCAAGGCCGCAGCCTCCGGCACGGTCGCAGCCATCACGCGCGACACCGATCAGGTGCCGATCCTCGTCGTGCGCCATCCGAACAATCTTCTGACGGTCTATGCTGGCGTGGACGGTATCACGGTCAGCAAAGGCGACAGCGTGAAGCGCGGCCAGACCATCGCGGAAGTTCGCGCAGGCTCTCCCGCAGCGCTACATTTCGAGGTACGAGAAGGGTTCGAGGCCGTCGATCCGGCGGACTACCTGGACTGACAACCCGCCGGGAGCAGCCGATCGGGCAACCTACCCCAGCCGGACGCCCCGGCGCCCCGCCAGGTCGGTGAAGTACTGCCACGCGACACGGCCGGACCGCCCCCCGCGCGTCGCCTGCCACTCGATGGCCTCGGCGCGCAGGGTGGCGTCATCGATCTCGACCCCATGCGCGTCGCAATAGCCCCGGATCATCGCAAGATATTCGTCCTGATCGCAGGGGTGAAAGCCCAGCCACAGACCGAAACGATCCGAGAGGGACACCTTCTCTTCCACAGCCTCACCGCCGTGGATTGCGCGCGACGACTCGTTCTCGATCATGTCGCGCGGCATCAAGTGCCGACGGTTCGAGGTCGCATAGAACAGCACATTCTCTGGCGGCCCGGCGATCCCCCCGTCCAGAACTGCCTTCAACGACTTGTAATGCTGATCGTCGTGGCTGAACGACAGATCATCGCAGAACAGCAGGAAGCGCAGATCGGGCGCGGCGCGCAGATGCTCCAGAAGGTGCCCCACCGATGGCAGGTCCTCGCGCTGCAACTCGACGATCTTCAATGGCGCATTCTGCGCCACGTCGGCATGGACCGCCTTCACCAAAGAAGACTTGCCCATCCCCCGCGCGCCCCACAGCAGCGCATTGTTCGCCGGGAAACCGCGCGCGAACTGCCGCGTGTTTTCCAAAAGGATATCACGCGCCCGGTCGATCCCGACCAACAGTGCCACATCCACGCGGCTCACTTGCTCTATCGGCACCAACCGCTCGGGGTCCGTCTGCCACAAGAATGCGTCGGCCGACCCGAAATCAGGAGCTTCCATCGGACGGGGCGCCATCCGGTCCAACGCATCCGCGATACGGGTCAGATCGTCCACGCGCCCCTCCTTCTTTCTTTTCTCAAATACTCATCGACGGGATATCAGGGGCGCTTCGTGTCGTCCTCTGGCTCGTCGTCGGCAAGGTCTTCGTCGTCGTCGAAGTCGTAAAGCTCTTCGTCTTCACCCAAGACACCCTCGGCCCGCAATTCTTCGGTCCGCTTTTTCTCGACGCGGCGCACAAGGAAGATGGAGATCTCGTAAAGACCGTAGACCACGACGAACAGGATCACCTGCGTTATCACATCGGGCGGCGTCACCAAGGCGGCCAGCAGAAGGATGGCCACGACGGCATACTTCCGAACGGCACCCAGCCCGTGCGACGTGACCAGCCCCGCCTTGCCCATTAGCGTCAGCAGAACCGGCAGTTGGAAGCACAGCCCGAAGGACACGATGAACTTCATCGTCAGGTTCAGGTATTCCTGCGCCGAACCTTGGAACACGACCGACAAGGGTGCTGCCTGATCCGGCAGAACAGCCTCTCCGGTCTGACCAAACTGCTGGAAGCCCAGGAAGAAGTCGTAAGCCAGAGGGGTGACGACGTAGAACGCGAAGGACGCGCCGAGCACGAACATGAACGGTGAGGCAACAAGAAACGGCAGCATTGCGCCCTTTTCCTGTCGGTACAGCCCCGGTGCCACGAACCGCCACATCTGGTAGGCGATCATCGGGAACGCTAGGAACAACCCGCCCAGTAGCGACACCTTGATCGCGACGAAGAAGCCTTCCTGCGGGCTGATGAAGATCAGGTCACAGTCCTGCCCACGCTGGGAAAGCTCTTGGCACAGCGGCCCTGTCAGGAAGTTGAAGATGGGCGTGGCGACCGTGAAGCACAGCACCATGCCGATGATAAACGCGATGGCGGACCGGATCAGGCGCGTGCGCAACTCGGCCAAGTGCTCGATCAGCGGCGCCGCGCTATCTTCGATCTCGTCGTTGGCGCTCATTCTTTGGGTTCATCCGCTGTCAGGGGCGTATCGGCGGCGGTGCCGGTGTCTTTCACAGGCGCGGCGGGTTCAGGCACCGCGTCCGGAGCGGCAGCAGTCTTCCGCGCTTCCATCCGCTTCGCGGCGGCGGTCTGGATGCGATCCCGCTCTGCCTGCCGTTCTTCGCTTAGAGCGCTGGTGTTCGGCCCGGCCTTGCGCGGCGATTTCATGGGATCCCACTTCTCGAAATCTCCTGCCGCGTCCTTCAGCTTGTCCAAGCCAAATTTCTTCGGGTTCGCCATTCCTTTGAGATCGCGAGAGATATCCTTGACGCCCGACTCATCGGCAGCGTCTTCCATGGCGCGCTGAAAATCGCGCGCCATGCCTCGCATCTTGCCGGTGAACCGGCCCAATTGGCGGAACATCCCCGGCAGGTCGTTGGGCCCCACCACGATCAACGCGACGACTCCAATGACCAAAAGCTCGGTCATGCCGATGTCGAACATGGCGCGCGCCCCCTAAGGCCTGAAGATCAGCTCTTGTGGGTTTCGCTGTCCGAGGTCTGCACCATCGGCGTTTCCACCTCGTCGTGCGACTCGACGCGCTTGGCTTCGGCTTCGGACTCGTCCTTGCCTTCGCCGACGCCCTTCTTGAAGGCAGTAATGCCTTTGCCGACTTCGCCCATCAAGGACGAGATCTTGCCGCGTCCGAACAGGACAAGGACGACAACGGCGATAAGCAGCAGGCCCGGTAGGCCGATATTGTTGAGCATGGGTCTCTCCCTTTCGCCCCGGCTGGAACGCACCTTACCTAAGCGATCGTGCGGCAGAGTTGAAGGAGCAAT
Protein-coding sequences here:
- a CDS encoding SDR family oxidoreductase, translating into MEKIALITGASRGLGAALAETLAATHHVVAVARTTGALEELDDRIQAAGGKATLAPMDITNADAMAVLCRGIHDRWGHVDVWAHTAVHAAPLSPAPHVAAKDWEKSVAINATATATLIRFVEPLLLAAEAGHALFFEDARGGVKFFGSYGATKAAQIALARSWAAETANTAPRVSVLDPAAMPTATRARFFPGEDRSGLAEPMAEAKRLLAQAGIQDA
- the purF gene encoding amidophosphoribosyltransferase, with the translated sequence MPLFHPFEPRDDDKLREECGVFGVTGVSEAANFVALGLHALQHRGQEAGGIVSHDPEHGFNSARRFGYVRDNFTKQSLMETLPGPLAIGHVRYSTTGSKGQTQIRDVQPFFGEFSAGGAAIAHNGNITNADALRRELIERGSIFQSSSDSECIIHLMARSLQRKVPERIQDALRRVEGAFSIVAMTRTKLIGVRDPLGVRPLMLGRVGDGWVLSSETCALDIIGAEFIREIEPGEMVVIENGEVASHRPFAPQKSRFCIFEHVYFSRPDSILGGQSVYETRRRIGVELAREAPVEADYVCPVPDSGTPAAIGYSQESGIPYAMGIIRNQYMGRTFIEPTEQIRNMGVRLKLNVNRALIRGKRIVLVDDSVVRGTTTVKIREMLLDAGAAAVHFRIASPPTAWPCFYGVDTPDREKLLAANMDEDEMCAHLGVDSLRFISLDGLYRAVGEAEGRDPASPQYCDACFSGEYPITPTDRIEKGFQLKHVAAE
- a CDS encoding twin-arginine translocase TatA/TatE family subunit, with product MLNNIGLPGLLLIAVVVLVLFGRGKISSLMGEVGKGITAFKKGVGEGKDESEAEAKRVESHDEVETPMVQTSDSETHKS
- the surE gene encoding 5'/3'-nucleotidase SurE, translating into MRILITNDDGIAAPGLQVLTGIATEIAGDADEVWTVAPAFEQSGVGHCISYARPTMVQKLEDRRYAVEGSPADCVLAAIYDIMPDRPDLILSGVNRGNNAAENVLYSGTIGAAMEGALQGCAAIALSQYYGPNNNALDDPFEAARVHGVETVRRLIDGAQWDSADYRLFYNVNFPPCAAADVQGRRVTAQGWRTDADHGMTPHISPSGRRFLYVTGGPQQTPTAPGTDVEANLRNFISITPMRADLTAHDLVASLKDTLE
- a CDS encoding biotin transporter BioY codes for the protein MTHATPLLRRPDQTLWQQGALIVAASLFIAIAAQVAVPMWPVPITLSTLAVLTVGLSLGPRMGALAVLTYLAEGAMGLPVFANGGAGLAYMTGPTGGFLLGYVAMAYIAGLAARASLLVMLGATLAASVLLYVPGLAWPLAVASAMGVDASWASSEAAALWSGWMQPFLIGDALKAVLAALLVAGGLKTLKR
- a CDS encoding protein-L-isoaspartate(D-aspartate) O-methyltransferase, whose translation is MTFDAEARMRLLFALRSNGITDERVLNAMEKIDRARFVRGVFQPRAYDDTPLPIECGQTISQPSVVGMMTQALDVRPRDKVLEIGCGSGYQAAILSQLARRVYTLERYKPLARSAQTTLQQLDISNVTVLAADGAVGLPEQAPFDRILVTAAAEDVPPALLAQLRIGGIMVVPVGQSDHVQTLLKVTRTEAGPDYTTLGEVRFVPLVEGMGDG
- a CDS encoding ATP-binding protein, coding for MAPRPMEAPDFGSADAFLWQTDPERLVPIEQVSRVDVALLVGIDRARDILLENTRQFARGFPANNALLWGARGMGKSSLVKAVHADVAQNAPLKIVELQREDLPSVGHLLEHLRAAPDLRFLLFCDDLSFSHDDQHYKSLKAVLDGGIAGPPENVLFYATSNRRHLMPRDMIENESSRAIHGGEAVEEKVSLSDRFGLWLGFHPCDQDEYLAMIRGYCDAHGVEIDDATLRAEAIEWQATRGGRSGRVAWQYFTDLAGRRGVRLG
- a CDS encoding peptidoglycan DD-metalloendopeptidase family protein codes for the protein MIRRTGATGLLLVTALGLSGCAENGMIDFDLRDNMGMAFDTSPAVARVAARPTPDNRGIISYPGYQVAVTQRSETINDVAARLGLNGAELSRFNGIPQDVVLRKGEIVALPNRVAEPSPATGAPVTGPILPPAAPITTTSLEDRATAAINRGETAPTPVAQPATRAPAPANTGIEPVRHKISRGETAFSIARRYGVPVQALADWNGLDGQMTVREGAFLLIPPVTAVPAAQTTRPGQGSVAPVPPSSTQPLPDEEATQEPPKETPPSPALEAETTTASRSDSAFSYPVQGSVIRAYAPGKNQGIDIAAAAGTPVKAAASGTVAAITRDTDQVPILVVRHPNNLLTVYAGVDGITVSKGDSVKRGQTIAEVRAGSPAALHFEVREGFEAVDPADYLD
- the tatB gene encoding Sec-independent protein translocase protein TatB, encoding MFDIGMTELLVIGVVALIVVGPNDLPGMFRQLGRFTGKMRGMARDFQRAMEDAADESGVKDISRDLKGMANPKKFGLDKLKDAAGDFEKWDPMKSPRKAGPNTSALSEERQAERDRIQTAAAKRMEARKTAAAPDAVPEPAAPVKDTGTAADTPLTADEPKE
- the tatC gene encoding twin-arginine translocase subunit TatC, giving the protein MSANDEIEDSAAPLIEHLAELRTRLIRSAIAFIIGMVLCFTVATPIFNFLTGPLCQELSQRGQDCDLIFISPQEGFFVAIKVSLLGGLFLAFPMIAYQMWRFVAPGLYRQEKGAMLPFLVASPFMFVLGASFAFYVVTPLAYDFFLGFQQFGQTGEAVLPDQAAPLSVVFQGSAQEYLNLTMKFIVSFGLCFQLPVLLTLMGKAGLVTSHGLGAVRKYAVVAILLLAALVTPPDVITQVILFVVVYGLYEISIFLVRRVEKKRTEELRAEGVLGEDEELYDFDDDEDLADDEPEDDTKRP
- a CDS encoding Lrp/AsnC family transcriptional regulator, which produces MDRIDASILRALEADGRLSNLALSEKVGLSPSACLRRVQALERSGVIAGYRAVLDPGSMGLGFVAYVTVGLGTHTRDAQAAFETAMATADQVVECHNITGASEYLLRVEVADIAAYKTFHTNILGDLPQVQSISTFVVMASPKTRGQNANVQAP
- a CDS encoding LysE family translocator is translated as MTQENFIALALFAIVSTGTPGPNNLMVMASGANFGVRRTWPHILGIAIGFSAMIFLVGAGLSRVFEVVPWLDTALLIASAVFLAYLAWKIATAAPPDPDAPRGSPFTFVQAAAFQWVNPKAWAMALTTATVYAPGAAATAGMVFAAVAVPLIVLWAIAGRGVARFLTAPRALRAFNWTMAALLIASTLPALM